One Bacillus amyloliquefaciens DSM 7 = ATCC 23350 DNA window includes the following coding sequences:
- the srfAB gene encoding surfactin non-ribosomal peptide synthetase SrfAB, which yields MSKKSIQKVYALTPMQEGMLYHALLDPHSTSYFTQLELRIHGCFQLELFEKSVNELIRTYDILRTVFVHQQLQKPRQVVLAERKTKVHYEDISQLDEERQTEYIERYKRDVQQQGFHLAKDILFKAAVFRLSEKELYLVWSNHHIVMDGWSMGVLMKSLFQNYEALRAGRPAGGSQGKPYSDYIKWLGGRDYDEAEQYWSSRLADFEQPSLLPGRLASEKKGYQNEEYSFVWDEELVAQIQQTANRHQVTGPNLFQAVWGAVLSKYNYTDDVVFGTVVSGRPSEINGIETMAGLFINTIPVRIKIDKEASFSDVMTAVQKNAVEAERYDYVPLYDIQKRSALDGSLLNHLVAFENYPLDKELENGGMEERLGFSIKVEHAFEQTSFDFNLIVYPGKTWTVKIKYNGAAFAHDAIERTAHHLTRMMKAAVGTPDAPVRDLGLVSGEEERQIVEIFNDTKTELPKEEAVHRLFEAQANRTPASIAIKEDGHEWTYREVNEAANRLARHLVGNGLEKGRTAAIMNDRSAETVIGMLAVLKAGGAYVPIDPAFPEDRLRFMAEDSSIQLVLTVQAYQEQAGTLQVPVIMLDESTDEKVSGTDLNLPSGGNDLAYIMYTSGSTGKPKGVMIEHRNIIRLVKHSNYVPVHEEDRMAQTGAVSFDAGTFEVFGALLNGASLHPVKKETLLDAGQFAQFLKEQRITTMWLTSPLFNQLAQKDAGMFNTLRHLIIGGDALVPHIVSKVRKASPELSLWNGYGPTENTTFSTSFLIDQDYEGSVPIGKPIGNSTAYIMDENRNLQPIGAPGELCVGGSGVARGYVNLPELTEKQFVCDPFRPDEMIYRTGDLAKWLPDGTIEFLGRIDNQVKVRGFRIELGEIEAKISQAENVTESAAVIRKNKADENEICAYFTADQALSPEDLRKALSESLPEYMIPAHFIQMNQFPLTANGKIDKKALPEPQTEAVQKEYEAPKTEAEQKLADIWEGILGVKAGVTDNFFTIGGHSLKAMMMTAKIQEHFQKEVPIKVLFEKPTIQELAHYLQHESEEEQQFEPIRQAPYQKHYPVSSAQRRMYILNQLGQASTSYNVPAVLLLEGSVDKNRLEGAMQALINRHETLRTSFDMADGEVVQTIHKNVSFELETAEVREEDAEELTKAFIRPFALNRAPLVRSKLIRIEEDRYLLLIDMHHIITDGSSMGIFIGDLAKLYQGTELAPPKIHYKDFSVWQREKANLDQHEAYWLDRFKGDLPVLDLPLDFPRPAERSFEGERVIFGLDKQVTAQIKTLLADTDTTMYMFLLAAFQVLLSKYSGQEDIIVGSPAAGRQHPDLQEVPGMFVNTVALRSHPSGKKTFKQFLDEVKTASLQAFEHQSYPLEELIEKLPLTRDTSRSPLFSVLFNMQNMEIPSLRLGDLQISSYSMHHHVAKFDLSLEAAERGEEVGLSFDYAKALFADETIRRWSTHFVNLIKACAENPDIQLADASLLSASEREALLSDEKRTEADLPEGTFVSLFERQAQKTPDLTAVAGGTSLTYRELDEQSNRFARHLQSCGAGSEDIVAIMMDRSADLITAILGVMKAGAAFLPIDPETPEERIRYSLEDSGTKLLVVNERNMTAAAVYNGKTVVMEDGEWRNESADRLETEPGAGQLAYIIYTSGTTGKPKGVQLEHRNLVNYVTWFSREAGLTEADKSVLLSSYAFDLGYTALFPILQAGGELHIVPKETYTAPDQLGEYIEKNGITYMKLTPSLFHMIVNTARFAEERRFSPLRLVVLGGEKIITSDVRKFHDVYAHTDFINHYGPTETTIGAIAGRINMERLDQYEQRPVIGRPIANTGALVLDGSMQLVPSGASGELYITGKGLARGYLHRPQLTAEKFLPNPFSPGSLMYKTGDVVRRLSDGTIEFIGRADDQVKIRGYRIELKEVETVLLSINGIQEAVVLAVSEGGLPELCAYYKSDSDLKGSELRKRLSETLPSHMLPAYFVQVDHIPLTANGKTDKNALPKPGASQTAQAASALPETELEEKLCRIWQKTLGADSLGIDDNFFDYGGHSLKGMMLLANIQAELDKTVPLKALFEQPTVRQLAVYIEKSAVSEGYRMIRPAGAADVYPLSSAQKRMYVLNQLDRDTISYNMPSVLLMEGEVNISRLQEALNQMINRHESLRTSFIDQKGRPMQRIAEQADIELHVLEAADEEKADLIIRAFIKPFDLSAAPLIRAALVRLNEKKHLLLLDMHHIIADGVSRSMLVKELAHLYKGGSLPAPNLHYKDFAVWQNEPEQAERMKEHERYWLSAFSGELPELNLPTDFPRPAVQSFKGQSVRFRAGVETEKAVRELMDASGATLHMVLHAAFHVFLSKITGQRDIIIGSVTAGRTSAEVQQMPGMFVNTLALRNETRKEQTFAELLERVKQTNLDALAHQEYPFEDLIGKLDLPRDMSRNPLFQVMVTTEDPDKETLELENLRITPYESNQGTAKFDLTLGGFTDQEGLGLQFEYATDLFKKETIEKWSAGFLRILKEAAESPDRKLPELSLISDAEQQALLNAWKGKTLSVPRDKTVYRLFEETAARHTDRPAVAYNGVKWMYGELNARANRIARILMDCGATADERIGILTKPSLEMAAGVLGVLKAGAAFVPIDPDYPEERISYILQDSGAKLLLTQEALDVPDGYTGETILLDGSRSILSLPLDENDEANPQTETTADHLAYMIYTSGTTGQPKGVMVEHHALVNLCFWHHDAFAMTADDKSAKYAGFGFDASIWEMFPTWTIGAELHVIDEAIRLDITRLNHYFQEHGVTITFLPTQLAEQFMELENSSLRMLLVGGDKLKRAVKQPYTIVNNYGPTENTVVATSGVINPEEDSLSIGRAIANTRAYILGDGDQVQPEGIAGELCVAGRGLARGYLNREEETAKRFTADPFVPGERMYRTGDLVKWNTQCGIEYIGRIDQQVKVRGYRIELSEIEVRLAQLAGVHDAAVTAVEDKAGNTALCAYVAPQQTDIEALKAALKDTLPDYMVPAFWVEMDELPVTANGKIDKKALPSPDIEAGSAAYKAPETEMETLLSDIWQEVLGLEQIGVSDNFFTLGGDSIKGIQMASRLNQHGYKLEMKDLFQHPTIEELVSYVERTEGKQADQGPVEGEADLTPIQRWFFEKNFTDKHHWNQSVMLHAKDGFDPVLVEKTLQALIEHHDALRMVYREEREGVIQTYLPVSECKTSFEIVDLFGTDEDMLKSQIQRLADHLQGSLDLRNGPLLKAEQYRTEQGDHLLIAIHHLVVDGVSWRILLEDFASGYKQAQQQNSIVFPQKTHSFKDWAEALHTFAQSDELKKQADYWARADAEQLPRLPKDRDTKKRLVKHTAAVKCELTEEETAQLLTDVHHPYGTEINDILLSALGLTIGEWTENGKVGINLEGHGREEIIPNVNISRTVGWFTAQYPLILQVSKEDGVSSVIKTVKETVRRVPDKGVGYGILRYLSPDETERSFTPEISFNYLGQFDNEVKTEWFEPSPYDMGRQVSEESEALYALSFSGMITGGRFVISCSYNQEEYERSTVETQIERFKDNLLMIIRHCTAKEEKEFTPSDFSAKDLEMDEMGDIFDMLEENLT from the coding sequence ATGAGCAAAAAATCGATTCAAAAGGTGTATGCACTCACACCGATGCAGGAGGGAATGCTGTATCATGCGCTGCTTGATCCGCATTCTACCTCCTACTTCACACAATTAGAGCTTAGGATTCATGGATGCTTTCAGCTTGAGCTTTTTGAAAAAAGCGTCAATGAGCTGATCCGGACATATGACATCCTGCGTACGGTATTCGTGCACCAGCAGCTTCAAAAACCGCGCCAAGTCGTATTGGCGGAGCGGAAGACAAAGGTGCACTATGAAGATATCAGTCAATTAGATGAAGAACGGCAAACCGAATATATAGAGCGCTATAAACGCGATGTGCAGCAGCAGGGTTTTCATCTGGCGAAGGATATTCTCTTTAAAGCGGCGGTATTCAGACTCAGTGAGAAGGAGCTGTATCTCGTCTGGAGCAATCATCATATCGTCATGGACGGCTGGAGTATGGGCGTTTTGATGAAAAGCCTGTTTCAAAACTATGAAGCGCTTCGTGCCGGCCGGCCCGCCGGGGGAAGCCAGGGCAAGCCTTACTCTGACTATATCAAATGGCTCGGAGGACGGGATTATGATGAGGCGGAACAATATTGGAGCAGCCGCTTGGCGGATTTCGAACAGCCGAGTCTGCTCCCGGGCCGTCTGGCATCAGAAAAGAAAGGCTACCAAAATGAAGAATATTCTTTTGTCTGGGATGAAGAGCTGGTCGCGCAAATTCAGCAGACCGCCAACCGGCATCAAGTCACGGGGCCTAACTTGTTTCAGGCCGTTTGGGGCGCGGTGCTCAGCAAATACAACTATACAGACGATGTAGTGTTCGGAACTGTCGTATCAGGCCGTCCTTCAGAAATCAACGGCATTGAAACAATGGCCGGGCTGTTCATCAATACGATTCCCGTCAGAATCAAGATTGACAAAGAAGCATCCTTTTCTGACGTGATGACGGCAGTTCAGAAAAACGCAGTGGAAGCTGAGCGCTATGATTATGTGCCGCTCTATGACATTCAAAAGCGCTCCGCTCTGGACGGCAGCCTCTTGAATCATTTGGTCGCGTTTGAAAATTATCCGCTGGACAAAGAGCTCGAAAACGGGGGCATGGAGGAAAGACTCGGATTTTCCATAAAAGTGGAACATGCTTTTGAGCAGACGAGCTTTGATTTCAATCTCATCGTTTATCCGGGAAAAACGTGGACTGTCAAAATCAAATACAACGGGGCGGCTTTCGCTCATGATGCCATCGAACGAACGGCGCATCATCTGACGCGCATGATGAAAGCGGCGGTCGGAACGCCTGATGCCCCCGTGCGGGATCTCGGCCTTGTTTCAGGCGAGGAAGAACGGCAGATTGTTGAAATATTCAATGATACGAAAACGGAGCTTCCAAAAGAGGAGGCCGTTCACCGTTTGTTTGAAGCACAAGCAAACCGGACGCCTGCAAGCATCGCGATAAAAGAAGATGGACACGAGTGGACTTACCGCGAAGTAAACGAAGCGGCCAACCGTCTGGCGAGACATCTTGTCGGGAACGGACTGGAAAAAGGCCGGACCGCAGCTATTATGAATGACCGGTCTGCGGAAACCGTTATCGGAATGCTTGCCGTCTTAAAAGCAGGGGGCGCATATGTGCCGATTGATCCGGCATTTCCGGAGGACCGTCTCCGCTTCATGGCGGAAGACAGCTCGATTCAGCTCGTGCTGACGGTTCAGGCTTATCAAGAACAAGCGGGCACATTGCAAGTTCCGGTCATCATGCTGGACGAAAGCACGGATGAAAAGGTAAGCGGAACAGACCTGAATCTCCCTTCAGGCGGAAACGATCTGGCGTATATCATGTATACATCCGGATCGACCGGCAAACCGAAAGGCGTCATGATTGAACACAGAAATATCATCAGGCTCGTCAAACATTCGAATTACGTGCCGGTTCATGAAGAAGACCGGATGGCGCAAACGGGAGCCGTCAGCTTTGATGCCGGAACCTTTGAAGTTTTCGGTGCATTGCTGAACGGAGCTTCGCTGCACCCGGTTAAAAAAGAGACGCTGCTTGACGCCGGACAATTCGCTCAATTTCTTAAAGAGCAGCGGATCACGACAATGTGGCTGACATCTCCGCTGTTTAACCAGCTTGCCCAAAAGGATGCCGGTATGTTTAACACGCTCCGGCACCTCATCATCGGCGGGGACGCGCTTGTACCGCATATCGTCAGCAAAGTAAGAAAGGCGTCACCGGAGCTCTCGCTTTGGAACGGCTACGGCCCGACGGAAAATACGACGTTTTCGACCAGTTTTCTCATTGATCAGGACTATGAAGGTTCTGTCCCGATCGGTAAGCCGATCGGAAATTCCACTGCATACATTATGGACGAAAACCGCAATCTTCAGCCGATCGGCGCACCCGGTGAGCTGTGCGTCGGCGGAAGCGGAGTGGCAAGAGGCTATGTGAATCTGCCTGAATTAACGGAGAAACAATTTGTCTGTGATCCATTCAGACCGGATGAAATGATATACCGGACGGGCGACTTGGCGAAGTGGCTTCCGGACGGCACGATCGAGTTTCTCGGCAGAATTGACAATCAAGTAAAAGTCCGCGGTTTCAGAATCGAGCTCGGCGAAATCGAGGCGAAAATCAGCCAGGCGGAGAATGTGACGGAATCTGCCGCTGTGATTCGGAAAAACAAAGCGGACGAAAATGAAATCTGCGCTTACTTTACAGCAGACCAAGCCCTTTCGCCGGAAGACTTGCGCAAAGCGCTTTCGGAATCACTTCCTGAATACATGATTCCCGCGCACTTCATCCAGATGAATCAGTTTCCGCTGACGGCGAACGGAAAAATTGATAAAAAGGCGCTGCCTGAGCCGCAGACTGAAGCCGTTCAAAAAGAATACGAAGCGCCGAAAACGGAAGCGGAGCAGAAACTCGCGGACATTTGGGAAGGCATTCTTGGGGTAAAAGCGGGTGTGACTGACAATTTCTTCACGATTGGCGGACATTCTTTAAAAGCCATGATGATGACCGCTAAAATCCAGGAGCATTTTCAAAAAGAAGTGCCAATCAAAGTGTTATTTGAAAAGCCGACAATCCAGGAGCTTGCGCATTATTTGCAGCATGAGAGCGAGGAGGAGCAGCAGTTTGAACCGATCCGACAAGCGCCTTATCAGAAGCATTATCCTGTTTCCTCAGCACAACGCAGGATGTATATCCTCAATCAGCTTGGGCAGGCCAGCACGAGCTACAACGTCCCTGCTGTACTTTTGCTGGAGGGATCGGTAGACAAAAACCGTCTTGAGGGGGCCATGCAGGCATTAATCAATCGGCATGAGACACTGCGTACATCGTTTGACATGGCGGATGGAGAAGTCGTGCAGACCATTCATAAAAATGTATCATTTGAGCTGGAAACCGCAGAGGTACGGGAAGAAGATGCGGAAGAGCTGACAAAAGCCTTTATCAGACCGTTTGCGCTCAATCGTGCGCCGCTCGTCCGTTCGAAGCTGATCCGGATTGAAGAAGATCGCTATCTTCTGCTGATTGACATGCACCACATTATTACGGACGGCAGCTCAATGGGCATTTTCATCGGTGATCTGGCGAAGCTTTATCAAGGCACGGAGCTTGCGCCGCCAAAGATCCATTATAAAGATTTTTCAGTCTGGCAGCGTGAAAAAGCAAATCTCGATCAGCACGAAGCTTACTGGCTCGATAGGTTCAAAGGCGATCTGCCGGTGCTGGACCTGCCGCTTGATTTCCCGCGTCCTGCCGAGCGCAGTTTTGAAGGGGAACGCGTCATTTTCGGACTTGATAAGCAGGTGACGGCGCAGATTAAGACGTTGCTGGCTGATACGGATACGACGATGTATATGTTCTTGTTAGCCGCTTTTCAAGTGCTGCTCTCCAAATATTCAGGACAGGAAGATATTATAGTCGGATCTCCGGCAGCCGGAAGACAGCATCCTGATCTCCAAGAGGTGCCGGGCATGTTTGTCAACACAGTTGCGCTTCGGTCGCATCCTTCCGGCAAAAAAACGTTCAAGCAATTCCTGGACGAGGTGAAAACGGCGAGTCTGCAAGCTTTTGAGCATCAAAGCTATCCGCTTGAAGAATTAATTGAAAAACTGCCGTTAACGAGGGATACAAGCCGGAGTCCTCTGTTCAGCGTGTTATTTAATATGCAGAACATGGAGATCCCGTCTCTGCGGCTCGGTGATTTGCAGATTTCTTCATATTCCATGCATCATCATGTCGCTAAATTTGATCTTTCTTTAGAAGCGGCTGAACGCGGAGAAGAGGTCGGATTGAGCTTTGATTATGCGAAAGCCTTATTTGCGGATGAAACAATCCGCCGCTGGAGCACTCATTTTGTCAATCTGATTAAAGCCTGTGCCGAAAATCCGGATATTCAGCTGGCTGATGCAAGTCTGCTGTCTGCTTCTGAGCGGGAAGCGCTCCTTTCTGATGAAAAACGTACGGAAGCGGACCTGCCTGAAGGCACTTTTGTTTCGCTGTTTGAACGGCAAGCGCAAAAAACGCCTGATCTCACGGCGGTTGCAGGCGGAACAAGTCTGACATATCGCGAGCTCGATGAACAGTCGAACCGGTTTGCGCGCCACCTACAGTCCTGCGGAGCGGGCAGTGAGGACATCGTTGCCATTATGATGGATCGTTCGGCTGACTTAATTACCGCGATTCTCGGCGTCATGAAAGCCGGGGCTGCGTTTCTCCCGATTGATCCGGAAACGCCTGAAGAGAGAATCCGCTACTCTCTGGAAGACAGCGGGACGAAGCTTCTCGTTGTCAATGAGAGAAATATGACCGCGGCTGCCGTTTATAACGGAAAAACGGTCGTAATGGAAGACGGAGAATGGCGGAATGAAAGCGCTGATCGGCTCGAAACGGAGCCCGGCGCCGGTCAGCTTGCTTATATCATTTATACCTCGGGAACAACGGGCAAACCGAAAGGCGTCCAGCTGGAGCATCGCAATCTGGTCAATTATGTCACATGGTTCAGCCGTGAAGCCGGTCTGACCGAAGCTGACAAATCCGTGCTGCTGTCTTCCTACGCATTTGATCTCGGATACACGGCCCTGTTCCCGATCCTTCAGGCGGGAGGCGAGCTGCACATTGTGCCGAAAGAGACGTACACCGCGCCTGATCAGCTTGGTGAGTATATAGAGAAAAACGGCATTACGTATATGAAGCTGACGCCGTCATTGTTCCATATGATCGTCAATACAGCCCGTTTTGCGGAAGAACGCCGTTTCAGCCCGCTTCGTTTAGTGGTGCTCGGCGGTGAAAAAATCATTACGTCCGATGTCCGCAAGTTTCATGACGTATACGCCCATACGGATTTCATCAATCACTACGGGCCGACGGAAACGACGATCGGCGCCATTGCCGGGCGGATCAATATGGAGCGGCTTGATCAATATGAGCAGCGCCCCGTCATCGGCCGCCCGATCGCAAATACCGGTGCGCTTGTGCTGGACGGATCAATGCAGCTTGTTCCTTCGGGCGCAAGCGGTGAGCTTTATATCACCGGAAAGGGGCTTGCCAGAGGATATCTCCACCGTCCGCAACTGACGGCTGAGAAGTTTCTCCCCAATCCTTTTTCACCGGGCAGCCTGATGTACAAAACGGGAGATGTCGTCCGCAGGCTTTCTGACGGGACGATTGAATTTATCGGCCGTGCGGATGACCAGGTGAAAATCCGGGGCTACCGCATTGAATTAAAAGAGGTTGAAACCGTACTGTTAAGCATAAACGGCATTCAGGAGGCGGTCGTTCTCGCGGTCAGCGAAGGCGGGCTGCCGGAACTGTGCGCGTACTATAAGTCCGACAGCGACCTGAAAGGCTCCGAGCTTCGCAAACGGCTTTCCGAAACACTCCCGTCTCATATGCTTCCGGCCTATTTCGTGCAGGTTGACCATATTCCGCTCACAGCCAACGGAAAAACGGATAAAAACGCTCTTCCGAAACCGGGCGCAAGCCAAACGGCGCAAGCGGCTTCAGCCTTGCCGGAAACGGAGCTGGAAGAGAAGCTGTGCCGCATTTGGCAAAAGACACTCGGTGCGGATTCTCTCGGCATCGACGATAATTTCTTCGATTACGGCGGGCACTCTTTAAAAGGCATGATGCTTCTCGCCAATATTCAGGCTGAACTGGACAAAACGGTTCCGTTAAAAGCGCTGTTCGAACAGCCGACTGTCCGCCAGCTTGCCGTATATATCGAAAAATCGGCGGTATCTGAGGGATATCGGATGATCCGGCCAGCCGGAGCGGCTGACGTGTACCCGTTATCATCCGCCCAAAAACGAATGTACGTCCTGAACCAGCTTGACCGGGACACAATCAGCTACAACATGCCGTCCGTTCTTTTGATGGAAGGAGAAGTCAATATTTCAAGGCTTCAGGAAGCGCTCAATCAGATGATCAATCGCCACGAATCTTTGCGGACGTCTTTTATCGATCAAAAAGGCCGGCCGATGCAGCGGATCGCAGAACAGGCAGACATCGAGCTGCACGTCCTTGAAGCAGCTGATGAAGAGAAAGCCGATCTTATCATTCGGGCATTCATTAAGCCGTTTGATCTGAGTGCGGCTCCGCTCATTCGGGCCGCTCTTGTCAGATTGAATGAAAAGAAACACCTGCTGCTCTTGGATATGCATCATATTATTGCCGACGGCGTGTCCAGAAGCATGCTGGTCAAAGAGCTTGCCCATCTTTACAAAGGCGGAAGTCTGCCGGCGCCGAACCTGCATTATAAAGATTTCGCCGTCTGGCAGAATGAACCTGAGCAGGCCGAACGGATGAAAGAGCATGAGCGTTATTGGCTCTCTGCGTTTTCCGGCGAGCTTCCTGAACTGAATCTGCCGACCGATTTTCCTCGTCCTGCGGTTCAAAGCTTTAAAGGACAATCCGTCCGCTTCAGAGCGGGGGTTGAAACAGAAAAAGCGGTGCGTGAATTAATGGATGCATCGGGAGCGACTCTTCACATGGTGCTTCACGCCGCGTTCCATGTCTTTTTGAGCAAAATCACGGGGCAGCGCGATATTATTATCGGCTCGGTGACCGCCGGAAGAACGAGCGCCGAAGTTCAGCAAATGCCGGGCATGTTTGTCAATACGCTTGCGCTTCGCAATGAAACGCGCAAAGAGCAGACCTTCGCCGAACTGCTCGAACGGGTGAAACAAACCAATCTCGATGCGCTGGCGCATCAGGAATATCCGTTTGAGGATCTGATCGGAAAGCTTGACCTGCCGAGAGATATGAGCCGAAACCCGTTGTTCCAGGTTATGGTGACGACAGAAGATCCGGATAAAGAAACGCTGGAACTGGAGAACCTGCGCATTACCCCGTATGAGTCGAACCAAGGCACAGCGAAATTCGATCTGACGCTTGGCGGCTTTACGGATCAAGAAGGCCTCGGTCTTCAGTTTGAATATGCGACTGATCTGTTTAAGAAAGAAACAATTGAAAAGTGGAGCGCCGGCTTCCTGCGAATTCTGAAGGAAGCGGCAGAAAGCCCTGACAGAAAGCTGCCTGAGCTTTCACTGATCAGCGATGCTGAACAACAAGCCCTTCTTAACGCATGGAAAGGAAAAACGCTTTCCGTGCCGCGGGACAAAACGGTTTACCGTCTCTTTGAAGAAACGGCTGCCCGCCACACAGACCGTCCGGCCGTGGCGTACAACGGCGTGAAATGGATGTACGGCGAGCTGAACGCAAGGGCGAACCGCATTGCGCGCATTCTCATGGATTGCGGTGCCACGGCTGACGAACGGATCGGCATTTTGACGAAACCGTCCTTGGAAATGGCCGCGGGCGTACTCGGCGTCCTGAAAGCGGGAGCGGCATTTGTGCCGATTGATCCGGACTATCCGGAAGAACGTATCAGCTACATTCTGCAGGACAGCGGCGCCAAGCTGCTTCTCACGCAGGAAGCGCTCGATGTGCCGGATGGCTACACCGGAGAAACGATTCTGCTTGACGGCAGCCGCTCGATTCTGAGCCTGCCGCTTGATGAAAATGATGAAGCGAACCCGCAGACGGAAACAACGGCGGATCACCTCGCGTATATGATTTACACGTCGGGAACGACCGGACAGCCGAAGGGTGTCATGGTCGAACACCATGCGCTCGTGAATCTGTGCTTCTGGCACCACGACGCATTCGCCATGACGGCGGACGATAAGAGCGCCAAATATGCGGGCTTCGGTTTTGACGCCTCCATCTGGGAGATGTTCCCGACATGGACCATCGGCGCGGAGCTTCACGTCATTGACGAAGCGATCCGGCTGGATATCACCCGCTTAAATCACTATTTCCAAGAGCACGGCGTGACGATCACCTTCCTGCCGACGCAGCTGGCCGAACAGTTTATGGAGCTGGAAAATAGCTCTCTCCGCATGCTTCTCGTCGGAGGCGACAAGCTGAAGCGGGCGGTGAAACAGCCGTACACGATCGTCAACAACTACGGCCCGACGGAAAACACCGTCGTCGCAACAAGCGGCGTGATCAATCCGGAGGAAGATTCGCTTTCAATCGGACGGGCGATTGCCAATACGAGAGCTTATATTCTCGGCGACGGCGATCAGGTGCAGCCGGAAGGCATTGCCGGTGAATTGTGCGTGGCAGGCCGCGGGCTTGCGCGCGGATACCTGAACCGTGAAGAAGAAACGGCGAAGCGGTTTACCGCCGATCCGTTTGTGCCCGGCGAGCGCATGTACCGGACCGGCGACCTCGTCAAATGGAACACGCAGTGCGGCATCGAATACATCGGCCGCATCGACCAGCAGGTCAAAGTGCGCGGCTACCGGATCGAGCTTTCAGAAATTGAAGTCCGCCTCGCCCAGCTTGCGGGAGTTCATGACGCAGCCGTGACAGCGGTGGAAGACAAAGCGGGCAATACCGCGCTTTGCGCCTATGTCGCGCCTCAGCAGACGGACATCGAAGCGCTCAAAGCGGCGTTGAAAGATACCCTTCCTGACTACATGGTGCCGGCGTTCTGGGTGGAGATGGACGAGCTTCCGGTCACCGCAAACGGAAAGATTGACAAAAAAGCCCTGCCGTCGCCGGACATTGAAGCGGGAAGCGCCGCGTACAAAGCGCCGGAAACGGAAATGGAGACGCTGCTTTCTGACATTTGGCAGGAAGTGCTCGGCCTTGAACAGATCGGCGTAAGCGATAATTTCTTCACGCTCGGCGGCGACTCGATCAAAGGCATTCAAATGGCGAGCCGCCTGAACCAGCACGGCTACAAGCTGGAGATGAAGGATCTCTTCCAGCACCCGACCATCGAAGAACTCGTCTCCTATGTGGAGCGGACGGAAGGCAAGCAGGCCGACCAGGGCCCTGTCGAAGGCGAAGCGGACTTAACGCCGATCCAGCGCTGGTTCTTTGAGAAAAACTTTACGGACAAACACCACTGGAACCAGTCCGTTATGCTTCATGCGAAAGACGGCTTTGATCCGGTACTGGTGGAAAAAACGCTGCAAGCATTGATCGAACATCACGATGCACTTCGCATGGTCTACCGTGAAGAAAGGGAAGGCGTCATTCAGACATACCTGCCTGTCAGTGAATGCAAGACAAGCTTTGAAATCGTTGACCTGTTTGGAACTGACGAGGATATGCTGAAAAGCCAGATCCAGCGGCTTGCCGATCATCTTCAGGGCAGTCTTGATCTGCGGAACGGTCCGCTGCTAAAAGCAGAGCAATACCGGACAGAACAAGGCGATCACCTTTTAATCGCGATTCACCATCTCGTCGTGGACGGGGTGTCGTGGAGAATTCTGCTTGAGGATTTTGCTTCAGGCTATAAACAGGCACAGCAGCAAAACAGCATCGTTTTCCCGCAGAAAACCCACTCCTTCAAAGATTGGGCGGAGGCGCTGCACACGTTTGCGCAGTCAGATGAGCTGAAGAAGCAGGCGGATTATTGGGCGCGGGCAGATGCGGAACAGCTGCCGCGGCTGCCGAAAGACCGTGATACGAAAAAACGGCTCGTCAAGCATACGGCGGCCGTGAAATGTGAACTGACTGAGGAAGAAACGGCACAGCTGCTCACGGATGTTCACCATCCGTACGGAACGGAAATCAACGACATTCTGCTCAGCGCGCTCGGCTTAACGATCGGTGAATGGACGGAAAACGGTAAAGTCGGCATCAACTTAGAAGGGCACGGCCGGGAAGAAATCATACCGAATGTCAATATTTCACGTACGGTCGGCTGGTTTACGGCCCAATATCCTCTGATTCTGCAGGTCAGCAAGGAGGACGGCGTCTCCTCTGTCATTAAAACGGTAAAAGAGACGGTGAGGCGCGTTCCTGATAAAGGCGTCGGCTACGGAATTCTTCGATATCTGTCACCAGATGAAACAGAAAGAAGTTTCACGCCAGAAATCAGTTTTAACTACTTAGGGCAGTTTGACAATGAGGTGAAAACCGAATGGTTTGAGCCGTCTCCATATGATATGGGACGTCAGGTCAGCGAAGAGTCAGAAGCGTTATACGCATTGAGCTTCAGCGGTATGATCACCGGCGGCCGCTTCGTCATTTCCTGCTCATACAATCAGGAGGAATATGAAAGAAGCACCGTTGAAACACAGATAGAACGATTTAAAGACAATCTCTTAATGATCATCCGCCATTGCACGGCCAAAGAGGAGAAAGAATTTACGCCGAGCGATTTCAGCGCGAAGGATCTTGAGATGGATGAAATGGGAGACATCTTTGACATGCTTGAGGAGAATTTAACGTGA